The following coding sequences are from one Bacteroidales bacterium WCE2008 window:
- a CDS encoding camphor resistance protein CrcB, protein MQILRFISRKVSYALTADNLNMRGEEGSFVCMSELCGIFVSINRNSMVSDIIKNILVVGAGSFVGGSCRYLVSLAMKSVNKGFPWATLIVNLVGCFLIGLLWGVFSRNGTESSNWALFLTVGLCGGFTTFSTFSKEALLMLQGGNVWGFAGYLAISVIAGIALVALGYFLMR, encoded by the coding sequence ATGCAAATTTTGCGTTTTATCAGCCGCAAAGTGTCATATGCTCTGACAGCAGACAATTTGAATATGCGTGGTGAGGAAGGGTCTTTCGTGTGTATGTCAGAACTTTGTGGTATCTTTGTGTCGATAAATCGAAATTCGATGGTCTCAGACATTATTAAGAATATATTAGTTGTTGGAGCCGGCAGTTTCGTGGGTGGATCGTGCCGGTATCTGGTATCTTTGGCGATGAAAAGCGTCAATAAGGGATTTCCATGGGCAACGCTTATTGTGAATCTTGTAGGGTGCTTCCTCATCGGTCTTCTATGGGGTGTATTCAGCAGGAATGGCACTGAGAGTAGTAACTGGGCATTATTTCTTACCGTAGGCCTCTGTGGCGGCTTTACGACATTCTCCACATTCTCAAAGGAAGCTCTGCTGATGCTACAGGGCGGCAATGTCTGGGGCTTTGCCGGGTATTTGGCTATCAGTGTGATTGCGGGTATTGCCCTTGTTGCACTTGGTTATTTCTTAATGCGCTAA
- a CDS encoding transcription elongation factor GreA, whose product MEYLSKQKYDEIAAELKHLIEDVYPKVTEELAEASAQGDRSDNAGYREARRTQGKTISRIRFLQKVLEHSRVINPDALPKDRVCLLSRVEFTNLSTNSRMKFEIVSPHEMDLEAGKISLKSPIGAALMGKKVGEIAEARVPSGTLRLRIESIEFD is encoded by the coding sequence ATGGAATACCTGTCAAAACAAAAATACGACGAGATAGCAGCCGAATTGAAGCATCTTATCGAAGATGTTTACCCCAAGGTAACGGAAGAACTTGCGGAAGCAAGCGCCCAGGGAGACCGGAGCGATAATGCCGGATACCGCGAGGCAAGACGTACCCAAGGAAAGACCATCAGCCGGATCCGTTTTCTTCAGAAGGTACTGGAGCATTCCCGAGTAATCAACCCGGACGCCCTTCCAAAAGACAGGGTCTGCCTTCTGAGCAGGGTCGAATTCACGAACCTGTCGACAAACTCCCGTATGAAATTCGAAATTGTAAGCCCCCATGAGATGGACCTGGAGGCCGGCAAGATTTCGCTGAAATCCCCTATCGGCGCAGCGCTGATGGGCAAGAAAGTCGGAGAAATCGCCGAGGCGCGAGTCCCTTCAGGAACCCTGCGCCTTAGAATCGAAAGCATCGAGTTCGACTGA
- a CDS encoding hypothetical protein (manually curated), giving the protein MKNPWENISLDDYENHMSLDSVMQLQAMNSIMKDQFAAYDVHTAMVLGVAGGNGLEHAHDAKYEKIYAVDINEEYLKAAAGRHASMGDSLECLHLDIVKDAQMLPKVELVIANLLIEYIGYSAFQNVIRQVDALYVSCVIQQNTNDEDWVSDSPYLHVFDGLEAIHHQMEERSLTAAMNEIGYAKFFSSSVSLPNGKELKRIDYRREKCLTLI; this is encoded by the coding sequence ATGAAAAACCCATGGGAAAATATCAGTCTTGATGACTATGAAAACCATATGAGCCTTGATTCTGTAATGCAGCTTCAAGCAATGAACTCCATTATGAAAGATCAGTTTGCGGCATATGATGTACATACTGCAATGGTGCTTGGAGTAGCAGGAGGAAATGGATTGGAGCATGCTCATGATGCAAAATATGAGAAAATATATGCTGTTGACATAAACGAAGAGTATTTGAAGGCGGCGGCTGGCAGACATGCTTCAATGGGAGATTCTTTAGAATGTCTGCATCTGGATATTGTAAAGGACGCCCAGATGCTGCCAAAAGTTGAACTGGTAATAGCAAATCTATTGATCGAATATATTGGATATTCCGCTTTTCAGAATGTAATAAGACAAGTGGATGCTCTCTATGTTTCCTGCGTGATCCAGCAAAACACTAATGATGAGGACTGGGTCTCAGATTCCCCATATCTTCACGTGTTTGATGGACTTGAGGCAATCCACCATCAAATGGAAGAAAGATCATTGACAGCTGCTATGAACGAGATAGGATATGCCAAATTTTTTAGTAGTTCAGTCAGTCTTCCAAACGGAAAAGAATTGAAAAGGATTGATTACAGAAGGGAAAAATGCTTAACTTTGATTTGA
- a CDS encoding Fic family protein — translation MYIHQTENWPNFTWDQTRIGLKLAKVNKAAGFLEGRLSAIGFDVQQQATVEALTHDIVASSEIEGVVLNSDQVRSSVARRMGVHITNETEPSHYVEGVVEMMLDAVGNYAKPLTDDRLFGWHNCLFPTGRSGMEVINVGKYRVDDMEVISGTLERERVHYHAPAAELVPSEMEKFLGWFNADSTPKDYVKSAVAHFWFVSIHPFDDGNGRISRAIADMALSQADNSSLRYFSISRQINKEKRKYNDILERCQKGNVDITAWIDWYLDCMIRSIESAEEMLSSILNKAIFWQSHSQDVISDRQKQVLNTYLDGYAGKLKVKNWAKLASVSVDTAERDVKALVSSGILVPQPGRFRDVAYGIQVSKDILFVPGPVGEDD, via the coding sequence ATGTACATCCATCAAACAGAGAATTGGCCAAATTTCACCTGGGACCAAACCCGCATCGGCCTTAAACTCGCGAAAGTAAATAAAGCTGCCGGTTTCCTTGAGGGGCGGCTGTCGGCTATCGGTTTCGATGTTCAGCAGCAGGCTACCGTCGAGGCTTTGACGCACGATATTGTTGCTTCTTCGGAGATTGAGGGCGTTGTCTTGAATTCCGATCAGGTCCGTTCCTCCGTCGCAAGAAGGATGGGTGTCCATATCACGAACGAGACAGAACCTTCACACTATGTCGAGGGTGTTGTTGAGATGATGTTGGATGCAGTAGGGAACTATGCAAAACCGCTGACTGATGACCGGCTTTTCGGATGGCACAACTGCCTCTTTCCAACGGGCAGGAGCGGGATGGAAGTCATCAACGTCGGGAAGTACAGGGTTGATGATATGGAAGTCATTTCGGGTACTTTGGAGAGGGAGAGAGTCCATTACCACGCTCCAGCGGCAGAACTTGTCCCCAGCGAGATGGAGAAGTTCCTTGGCTGGTTTAATGCCGATTCGACACCCAAGGATTACGTCAAGTCAGCTGTCGCGCATTTCTGGTTCGTGAGCATTCACCCTTTCGATGACGGGAATGGCCGAATCAGCCGGGCTATCGCGGATATGGCATTGAGCCAGGCAGACAACTCATCGCTCCGTTATTTCAGCATTTCCCGACAGATTAATAAGGAGAAGCGCAAGTACAATGACATTCTTGAGCGTTGCCAGAAGGGGAATGTGGACATCACAGCTTGGATTGACTGGTACCTCGATTGTATGATTCGCTCTATTGAGAGTGCAGAGGAGATGCTATCGTCCATCCTGAATAAGGCCATCTTCTGGCAGAGTCATTCTCAGGATGTTATCAGCGACCGTCAGAAGCAGGTGCTGAACACTTATCTTGATGGATATGCCGGAAAACTGAAAGTGAAGAACTGGGCGAAGCTTGCCTCTGTGTCAGTAGATACAGCCGAGAGAGACGTCAAGGCACTGGTTTCCTCCGGCATCCTTGTTCCTCAGCCAGGACGGTTTAGGGATGTGGCGTATGGTATTCAAGTGTCGAAAGATATTCTATTCGTTCCGGGTCCTGTTGGAGAGGACGATTAA
- a CDS encoding MotA/TolQ/ExbB proton channel family protein → MLNFFIEGGLGFMSVLTVLLVAIFFAAWKAPCWVKEIGLFALLFGVLGTIIGLWQMFNALGGLSKLNDPIPMGVLCTGLRLTLNTAIYGIGIYLVSLIVRVLQKPRL, encoded by the coding sequence ATGTTAAATTTTTTCATTGAAGGAGGTCTCGGGTTTATGTCCGTCCTCACAGTACTTTTGGTAGCCATCTTCTTTGCGGCTTGGAAGGCTCCTTGCTGGGTAAAGGAGATTGGCCTGTTTGCCTTGTTGTTCGGCGTCCTTGGGACGATAATCGGACTCTGGCAGATGTTCAATGCTTTGGGTGGCCTTTCAAAATTGAACGATCCGATCCCGATGGGTGTTCTTTGCACAGGCTTGAGGCTAACCTTGAATACCGCCATTTATGGCATAGGCATCTACCTTGTATCTCTCATCGTGAGGGTGCTCCAGAAACCTAGACTGTAG
- a CDS encoding CAAX protease self-immunity, with the protein MAKFILNRPDDYLSLSRGRIIATALKWLVILIACAVLLRIACIAVYMSRGINPMELTKFGGDPTIYMGHATWKTLLKMMLVAPLAEEIMFRLGLSFKRQTVALWLGLLPIVCAYYMYKCHVWYILLGLAAAGALIYWLVCRFTTDGQWAEWRRKYIIPAMWISAVGFGLMHFRAFTVLDWQVFPFALATILVQMAGGCAITYARVNLGFWWGVLLHCIINLPPVLMIVFSMV; encoded by the coding sequence ATGGCAAAGTTTATACTGAACAGACCGGATGATTATCTGTCGCTGTCTCGCGGCAGGATAATCGCCACGGCTTTGAAGTGGCTCGTTATTTTGATTGCTTGCGCAGTTTTGCTGAGAATTGCATGCATCGCCGTTTATATGTCCAGAGGCATAAATCCTATGGAACTGACCAAATTCGGCGGCGATCCCACTATTTATATGGGCCATGCAACTTGGAAGACTCTGCTGAAGATGATGCTTGTCGCTCCGTTGGCGGAAGAGATTATGTTCCGTCTCGGACTGTCCTTCAAGCGACAGACGGTGGCGCTATGGCTTGGTCTTCTACCGATTGTCTGCGCCTATTACATGTACAAATGCCATGTCTGGTACATCCTGTTGGGACTGGCGGCCGCGGGCGCGCTCATTTATTGGCTGGTATGCCGTTTCACTACTGATGGACAGTGGGCGGAATGGCGGCGGAAATACATCATACCTGCCATGTGGATTTCCGCTGTCGGCTTTGGTCTGATGCATTTCCGGGCTTTCACCGTCTTGGACTGGCAGGTGTTCCCGTTTGCGCTGGCTACGATTCTGGTCCAGATGGCAGGAGGCTGCGCCATAACATATGCCAGAGTCAATCTGGGCTTCTGGTGGGGCGTCCTGCTCCACTGTATCATCAACCTGCCCCCTGTCTTGATGATTGTCTTTTCTATGGTTTAG
- a CDS encoding Transcriptional regulator, AbiEi antitoxin, Type IV TA system, whose product MKDVLDILGNVPVTKETIASLYPDVSGSNQKVSSLEHSGRLLRLKRGLYIVNPAWNGKRISKELVANHLYSPSYVSMHTALRWYGLIPEQVYLVQSMTLKHSRVFENSLGRFSYIGVGRDYFPIGLRQEEAEGTSFIIASPEKALCDLICHTSGVNLRYQKEAQAFLEEDLRLDMDEFCKFNAEILHQCADAGKKTQSIETIIKLLER is encoded by the coding sequence ATGAAGGATGTTCTAGACATATTAGGCAACGTCCCGGTCACAAAGGAAACAATTGCATCATTGTATCCTGATGTTTCCGGTTCAAATCAAAAGGTGTCCTCTTTGGAGCATAGCGGCAGACTGTTACGCCTTAAGAGAGGATTATATATTGTTAACCCTGCCTGGAATGGCAAGCGTATCAGCAAAGAACTTGTTGCCAATCACCTTTACTCCCCTTCATATGTATCTATGCATACTGCTCTTCGCTGGTATGGGCTTATCCCCGAGCAGGTATACTTGGTCCAAAGCATGACACTGAAGCATTCACGAGTGTTCGAGAATTCACTCGGCAGATTTTCTTACATCGGAGTTGGCAGAGACTACTTCCCTATCGGACTCCGGCAAGAAGAGGCGGAAGGAACAAGCTTCATCATCGCAAGCCCGGAGAAGGCGTTATGCGATTTAATCTGTCATACATCCGGCGTAAATCTGCGTTATCAAAAGGAGGCGCAGGCATTTCTGGAAGAAGATTTGCGACTTGATATGGATGAATTCTGTAAATTCAATGCCGAGATCCTTCATCAATGTGCCGATGCCGGCAAAAAGACACAATCCATCGAAACAATCATAAAACTGCTTGAGCGATGA
- a CDS encoding phosphoglycolate phosphatase produces MIKLIIFDFDGTLGDTRRNIVLILQQTMHSLGLPVRDEAVCASTIGLTLADCFRKMYPGLEESAVEECVVTYRRFFEENRKFLVPQLFPGVADTLRGLKARGLTMAIASSRSSKSLNEFLSEMGVESCFSLVIGADNVTKAKPDPEPVLKVLLAFGISADETLVVGDMGVDIQMGKAAGAKTCGVTWGNGSREDLLAAGADFIIDSMSELYKKTSSQEGRCYEVIL; encoded by the coding sequence ATGATTAAACTCATAATATTCGACTTTGACGGCACGTTGGGAGATACCCGGCGCAATATCGTATTGATCTTACAGCAGACAATGCACTCTTTAGGGCTCCCTGTCCGTGACGAGGCTGTCTGCGCGTCTACTATAGGCCTGACTCTGGCTGATTGCTTCAGGAAAATGTATCCCGGACTGGAAGAATCGGCAGTTGAAGAGTGTGTGGTCACATACAGGCGTTTTTTCGAGGAAAACCGAAAATTCCTTGTCCCTCAGCTTTTTCCCGGAGTGGCAGATACATTGAGAGGCTTGAAAGCAAGAGGACTGACAATGGCTATCGCATCGTCCCGAAGTTCCAAGTCCCTGAATGAGTTCCTTTCCGAGATGGGGGTCGAATCCTGTTTCTCGCTTGTCATCGGGGCTGATAACGTGACAAAGGCAAAGCCTGACCCGGAACCTGTACTGAAAGTACTCTTAGCTTTTGGCATAAGCGCTGACGAGACGCTTGTCGTGGGTGATATGGGGGTTGATATCCAAATGGGAAAGGCTGCCGGGGCAAAGACTTGCGGCGTTACCTGGGGTAACGGTTCCCGGGAAGATCTCTTGGCTGCCGGAGCCGACTTTATCATTGACTCGATGTCTGAATTGTACAAGAAAACATCGTCGCAAGAGGGACGATGTTATGAAGTAATATTGTAA
- a CDS encoding Helix-turn-helix, which produces MEVKDILRNLREKNNLTQEQMAERINVTRQAISRWETGITQPNPELLKVLSREFGVSINTLLGSPRTLYCQCCGMPLSDDSMISQEPDGSLNEDYCKWCYADGKFVYESKDALLDFLLQHIPNPDNQPEAERRALYDSHLSQLKHWK; this is translated from the coding sequence ATGGAAGTAAAAGACATCTTAAGGAACCTTCGTGAAAAGAACAATCTGACGCAGGAACAAATGGCAGAACGCATCAATGTCACCAGACAGGCCATCAGCCGCTGGGAAACAGGAATCACACAGCCAAACCCGGAGCTGCTCAAAGTCCTGTCCCGCGAATTCGGCGTGTCGATCAACACCCTCTTGGGATCGCCCCGGACTCTTTACTGTCAGTGCTGCGGCATGCCGTTGTCCGATGATTCCATGATCAGTCAGGAGCCCGACGGTTCCCTCAATGAGGATTACTGCAAATGGTGCTACGCCGACGGCAAGTTTGTCTATGAGAGCAAGGACGCCCTGCTGGACTTCCTGCTCCAGCATATACCCAACCCAGACAACCAGCCCGAGGCTGAGCGAAGGGCACTATACGACAGCCACCTCTCTCAGCTGAAGCACTGGAAGTAG
- a CDS encoding formate-dependent phosphoribosylglycinamide formyltransferase — protein MVKIGTPLTKVAKKALLCGSGELGKEVAIELQRYGVEVIALDRYENAPAMQVAHRSYVLSMLDGAKLREIIEKEKPDMIIPEVEAIATPTLVQLEKEGYNVIPTANATFLTMNRKGIRQLAHEKLGLPTSNYRFAATREEFDAAIKEVGTPCVVKPIMSSSGHGQSVCKTPADADASWKIAQEGGRAGGGEVIVEGFVKFDYEITLLTVRHSGGTTFLNPIGHHQVDGDYRESWQAQPMSEKALAQAQDIAKKITDALGGYGIFGVEMFICGDEVLFSEVSPRPHDTGMVTMISQDLSEFALHARAVLGLPVPKVNFYGPSASKAIVVEGDTTMVEFENLEEVLSEPDVQIRLFGKPFIKGHRRMGVLLARAESIEKALEKVERAYSKLKVRVL, from the coding sequence ATGGTAAAAATCGGTACTCCGCTCACGAAGGTTGCCAAGAAGGCGCTGCTTTGTGGCTCTGGTGAATTAGGAAAAGAGGTTGCAATCGAATTGCAGCGTTATGGTGTAGAGGTCATCGCCCTCGATCGTTATGAGAATGCTCCTGCCATGCAGGTCGCCCATCGCAGTTACGTGCTCTCCATGCTTGACGGAGCCAAGCTCCGCGAGATCATCGAAAAGGAGAAACCGGACATGATCATCCCTGAGGTGGAAGCTATCGCTACTCCTACTCTCGTACAGCTGGAGAAGGAGGGATATAACGTGATTCCTACGGCCAACGCGACTTTCCTTACGATGAACAGGAAGGGCATCCGCCAGCTCGCACACGAGAAGCTCGGCCTGCCTACATCCAACTATCGTTTTGCCGCTACCCGGGAGGAGTTTGACGCTGCAATAAAGGAAGTCGGCACTCCTTGCGTCGTAAAGCCGATCATGAGCTCGTCTGGCCATGGCCAGAGCGTCTGCAAGACGCCGGCTGATGCCGATGCTTCATGGAAGATCGCCCAGGAGGGAGGACGTGCCGGAGGCGGCGAGGTTATTGTCGAGGGCTTCGTGAAGTTTGACTATGAAATCACTCTCTTGACCGTGCGTCACAGCGGAGGAACCACTTTCCTTAATCCTATAGGCCATCATCAGGTGGACGGCGACTATCGCGAGTCATGGCAGGCCCAGCCTATGAGCGAGAAGGCTCTCGCCCAGGCTCAGGACATTGCCAAGAAGATTACCGATGCCCTTGGCGGCTACGGCATCTTCGGCGTGGAGATGTTTATCTGTGGCGATGAGGTGCTGTTCAGCGAGGTATCTCCTCGTCCTCATGATACCGGCATGGTTACCATGATTTCGCAGGACCTCAGCGAGTTCGCCCTTCATGCACGTGCCGTGCTCGGCCTGCCTGTCCCTAAGGTCAATTTCTATGGCCCTAGCGCATCCAAGGCAATCGTCGTTGAAGGCGATACCACTATGGTAGAATTTGAAAATCTGGAAGAGGTCCTTTCCGAGCCTGATGTCCAGATCCGCCTCTTCGGCAAGCCTTTCATCAAAGGTCATCGCCGCATGGGCGTGCTTCTTGCCCGCGCGGAAAGCATAGAAAAAGCGCTCGAGAAAGTCGAGCGCGCATATTCAAAACTTAAAGTCAGAGTTCTTTAA
- a CDS encoding Nucleotidyl transferase AbiEii toxin, Type IV TA system — MNELYEKMLSAYDQSTETARRNAIYEVSQQIVLAGLADGGFFDKAAFYGGTCLRIFHGLNRFSEDMDFTLLKEDSSFNFEQYFQPVIDQFALVGRKVEIKKKDKKSFGKAESAFLKDTTDVYDISFQTDRSIKVKIEVDTVPPLKFATEQKILLQPKSFLTRCVTLPDLYAGKMHALVFRAWKSRIKGRDWYDFEWYVRNGIPLDWNHLHERILQFNGQEMTLDEFKSALRDRLGSADISRVKEDVLPFLNNPGELDIWSNDYFLQLADMMKIDA, encoded by the coding sequence ATGAACGAACTATATGAAAAGATGCTTTCGGCCTATGACCAAAGCACGGAGACAGCGCGAAGGAACGCCATTTATGAAGTGAGCCAGCAGATTGTTCTTGCAGGGCTTGCCGATGGTGGTTTTTTCGATAAAGCTGCTTTCTACGGGGGTACTTGTTTGCGTATCTTCCACGGATTGAATCGCTTCAGCGAGGATATGGATTTCACTCTGTTAAAGGAAGATTCATCATTTAACTTTGAGCAATACTTTCAGCCGGTCATTGATCAGTTTGCATTAGTAGGCCGCAAAGTTGAAATCAAGAAGAAGGATAAGAAAAGCTTTGGCAAGGCGGAATCGGCCTTTCTGAAGGATACCACTGACGTGTATGACATATCATTCCAGACAGACAGATCCATCAAGGTGAAAATTGAGGTGGATACGGTGCCACCTCTGAAGTTTGCGACAGAACAAAAGATCTTACTGCAGCCTAAATCCTTCTTAACCCGCTGCGTGACGCTTCCCGATCTTTATGCCGGCAAGATGCACGCTTTGGTTTTCAGGGCGTGGAAGAGCCGGATTAAGGGTAGAGACTGGTATGATTTTGAATGGTATGTACGGAATGGTATCCCTCTTGACTGGAATCACCTTCATGAGAGGATTCTTCAATTCAACGGTCAGGAAATGACTCTTGACGAGTTTAAGTCCGCCTTGCGGGACCGTTTGGGCAGTGCCGATATATCCCGCGTCAAAGAGGACGTGCTCCCCTTCCTGAACAATCCTGGCGAATTGGATATTTGGTCCAATGACTATTTCCTGCAGTTGGCTGACATGATGAAGATTGATGCATAA
- a CDS encoding Quinol monooxygenase YgiN gives MNLYYTGVDGNARKFVEEMESSGTADAIRKEEGNLRYDYFFSAADPEKVLLIDSWASQEAINAHHATPMMQTIASLREKYDLHMSAERYYRADEDVPASDETFIRK, from the coding sequence ATGAACTTGTATTATACGGGCGTAGATGGCAATGCCCGGAAGTTCGTCGAAGAAATGGAGAGCAGCGGGACTGCCGATGCAATACGGAAGGAGGAAGGCAACCTGCGCTATGACTATTTCTTTTCGGCTGCAGATCCGGAAAAAGTCCTTCTGATAGACAGCTGGGCCAGCCAAGAAGCCATCAACGCTCATCACGCCACACCGATGATGCAGACCATCGCGTCTCTCCGGGAGAAGTATGATCTTCATATGTCGGCTGAGCGCTACTATCGGGCTGATGAAGATGTGCCGGCATCAGATGAGACGTTCATCAGGAAATAG
- a CDS encoding LytTr DNA-binding domain-containing protein, producing the protein MFMGTMFLPGALAAKYFLQKVNFKNRRAGIKNSVYIVLGILVAEILLFLLTHFYVIRLRENQPMSAIPLILTNPLFIAVILTALATGAFFFESWLDMKYPSAPSPIKFTSGRKAVSLPIEEILYVESNDDFTTVYATGDRCFRNITPISQWEAILKPHFIRIHRSYLVNRAMVTGVDVDILYIGETQLPISRKYKDAVLSIYSHSTKNA; encoded by the coding sequence ATGTTCATGGGGACGATGTTCCTTCCAGGAGCTCTGGCCGCCAAATATTTTCTACAAAAAGTAAACTTCAAGAACAGACGTGCTGGAATAAAGAATTCGGTGTATATCGTATTGGGAATTCTGGTAGCAGAAATCCTACTTTTCCTGCTCACTCATTTCTACGTCATCAGACTACGTGAGAACCAGCCGATGAGCGCCATTCCTCTAATTTTGACGAATCCATTATTCATAGCCGTCATCCTGACTGCTCTCGCCACAGGCGCATTTTTCTTCGAGTCATGGTTAGACATGAAGTATCCGTCAGCCCCGTCTCCCATCAAATTCACATCCGGAAGAAAAGCCGTAAGCCTTCCAATCGAAGAAATACTGTATGTGGAATCAAACGACGACTTCACAACCGTCTACGCAACCGGAGACAGATGTTTCAGGAACATAACCCCCATTTCCCAATGGGAGGCTATACTCAAACCTCATTTCATCAGAATTCACCGATCATATCTAGTCAACAGAGCCATGGTGACCGGAGTCGACGTCGATATTCTCTATATCGGCGAAACACAACTACCCATTTCCAGAAAATACAAAGACGCAGTGCTCAGCATTTATTCGCATTCTACAAAAAATGCATAA
- a CDS encoding Phosphoglycolate phosphatase, HAD superfamily: MMMYKLAVFDIDGTLIDTEKTGVESLVVTIKELLGTDIPYEEAYKYFGIPSNKVAGLLGYEDSKLFGERWEENFIALSHYIRPFPGVLEALKRIKATGIATGVVTSRNKMEFDYDDHLRTMVPYLDHKVCSEDTVHHKPHPEPLLHCISLASKALGTAISPGEVIFFGDTGHDYACARDAGCDFALADWKGRDAGEILFRYKFSSAEEMESILAIHGE, from the coding sequence ATGATGATGTATAAACTTGCCGTATTTGACATTGACGGAACATTGATCGACACTGAGAAAACCGGTGTCGAATCTCTTGTCGTGACTATCAAGGAATTGCTCGGGACTGATATCCCGTATGAGGAAGCTTACAAGTACTTCGGAATCCCCAGCAACAAGGTCGCCGGCCTGTTGGGGTATGAGGACTCAAAGCTCTTCGGAGAGCGCTGGGAGGAAAATTTCATAGCTCTTTCGCATTATATCAGACCCTTTCCCGGAGTGTTGGAAGCCCTGAAGCGGATTAAGGCGACCGGTATCGCTACAGGTGTGGTCACTTCCCGCAACAAGATGGAATTCGATTACGACGACCACCTCCGCACGATGGTCCCGTATCTTGACCATAAGGTGTGCAGCGAGGATACGGTCCACCATAAGCCGCATCCGGAACCGCTGCTCCATTGTATCAGTCTTGCATCCAAGGCCCTTGGAACAGCCATCAGCCCCGGCGAGGTCATCTTCTTCGGAGATACCGGACATGATTACGCCTGCGCACGTGATGCGGGATGTGATTTTGCCCTGGCTGACTGGAAAGGCCGCGATGCCGGGGAGATACTTTTCCGCTATAAGTTTTCAAGTGCGGAAGAGATGGAATCGATACTTGCAATTCACGGAGAATAG
- a CDS encoding Ribosomal protein S18 acetylase RimI, with product MSEFIIRPAEPRDLEVVNTLLGQVLSVHHASRPDLFRPVGKKYTDEELLSIFKNPDTPVFVYDREGSVLGYAFCVIRHQESGALKPLKTLYLDDLCVLDSARGLHIGTSLFDYVKAFAKKKGCHNITLHVWEGNPGAKAFYKALGMVPQFTSMELLCK from the coding sequence ATGTCAGAATTCATCATACGCCCGGCAGAACCACGTGATTTGGAGGTGGTCAATACGCTCCTTGGACAGGTGCTGTCCGTGCATCATGCCAGCAGGCCGGACCTGTTCCGTCCGGTAGGGAAAAAGTACACGGACGAAGAACTCCTGTCCATCTTTAAAAATCCGGATACCCCGGTCTTCGTCTATGACAGGGAAGGAAGCGTCTTGGGATACGCCTTCTGCGTCATTCGACATCAGGAAAGCGGAGCGCTGAAGCCGCTTAAAACGCTGTATCTGGATGATTTATGTGTCCTAGATTCGGCCCGTGGCCTTCACATTGGAACCTCCCTATTTGATTATGTGAAAGCGTTTGCAAAGAAGAAAGGCTGCCACAACATTACCCTTCACGTCTGGGAAGGCAACCCGGGCGCAAAAGCATTCTATAAAGCACTGGGAATGGTACCTCAATTTACATCAATGGAATTGTTATGTAAATAA